In Macrobrachium rosenbergii isolate ZJJX-2024 chromosome 49, ASM4041242v1, whole genome shotgun sequence, the following are encoded in one genomic region:
- the LOC136832353 gene encoding hyaluronan mediated motility receptor-like yields MDNIASLKNQLEEKDLLLRKRDDEERELRSVFQQTMVEKDRELERAFEKSNELNLRMKEIEAKIQARNCELEKNLANETQRNISLQKEILMLKDRVQLQQLALLHKESQLVLATEALYIERAKIEITGAELESMKNWVTELGGENALIKEDLEDKCLDITLLRKELGDELEKTQVLKEEVQVMKNWVSELGAENSKLKEGLEEALLEVTTLKDSLVNEKREALHCRDQQTENFANAERKLICEKQDLEDKLDVALRRGKELERERSEMRVHYQERLKEEDNEKEKLREWEEQLQDNLESALHQQQNLEHSLKHAEGEICSLKKAESINLCELEQLRKECERLKDKCRMQEENTIKERKRVREYLRTQEEELRNQDRYMLMALLHGTAQRNFHLEHIALDRRNKSLDNNSEEVEPHSSAETTEGRKDQCQVEDLLDQLWKLEEEQYRKYRNAQREKDDYGKQWEDLTQMVEDLIQGDERKDC; encoded by the coding sequence ATGGATAACATTGCATCTCTGAAGAATCAACTGGAGGAGAAAGATCTCTTGTTGAGGAAGAGAGACGACGAAGAAAGAGAACTGCGAAGTGTCTTTCAGCAAACGATGGTTGAGAAAGACAGGGAACTGGAGAGAGCTTTTGAGAAGTCCAATGAATTGAACCTCAGAATGAAGGAAATCGAAGCAAAAATCCAAGCCAGAAATTGTGAGCTCGAGAAAAACCTCGCAAATGAGACCCAGAGGAACATCAGCCTTCAGAAAGAGATCCTGATGCTAAAAGATCGAGTTCAGTTGCAACAGTTAGCGTTACTCCATAAAGAATCTCAATTGGTCTTGGCAACAGAAGCTTTATACATTGAAAGAGCGAAAATTGAGATTACTGGTGCAGAACTTGAAAGTATGAAGAACTGGGTCACAGAATTAGGAGGTGAAAATGCCTTGATTAAGGAAGATTTGGAAGATAAATGCCTGGATATTACTTTACTCAGAAAAGAGTTAGGAGACGAACTGGAGAAGACCCAGGTTCTAAAAGAAGAAGTCCAGGTCATGAAGAACTGGGTCTCagaattaggagctgaaaatagCAAGCTTAAGGAAGGCTTAGAAGAAGCACTCCTGGAAGTGACCACACTCAAGGACTCTTTAGTAAATGAGAAAAGGGAAGCTCTCCATTGCAGGGACCAGCAGACAGAAAATTTCGCCAACGcagaacgaaaattaatatgcgAGAAACAAGATCTGGAGGACAAACTAGATGTTGCCCTCCGTCGTGGAAAGGAgctggagagagaaaggagtgaaATGAGAGTGCATTACCAGGAGAGGCTCAAAGAAGAGGACAATGAAAAAGAGAAGCTAAGGGAATGGGAGGAACAGCTGCAGGACAACTTGGAGAGCGCTTTGCACCAACAGCAGAACTTGGAGCACTCCTTAAAACATGCAGAAGGAGAGATCTGCTCTTTGAAGAAGGCAGAAAGCATAAACCTCTGTGAACTGGAGCAGCTTAGGAAAGAATGTGAAAGATTGAAAGACAAGTGTAGGATGCAGGAGGAGAATACAATCAAAGAACGAAAACGTGTCAGGGAGTACCTAAGGACTCAGGAGGAAGAACTGAGAAATCAGGATAGGTACATGTTAATGGCACTCCTCCATGGGACTGCTCAGAGGAACTTCCACCTGGAACACATTGCACTGGACCGTAGAAACAAAAGCCTGGACAACAACAGTGAAGAAGTGGAGCCACACAGTTCTGCTGAAACAACAGAGGGAAGAAAAGACCAGTGCCAGGTTGAGGACCTACTTGACCAACTGTGGAAGTTAGAAGAGGAACAGTACAGGAAGTACCGTAATGCCCAACGAGAGAAGGACGACTATGGGAAGCAATGGGAGGACCTGACGCAGATGGTGGAGGATTTAATTCAGGGAGACGAACGAAAGGATTGCTGA